Proteins from one Coffea arabica cultivar ET-39 chromosome 8c, Coffea Arabica ET-39 HiFi, whole genome shotgun sequence genomic window:
- the LOC113706037 gene encoding uncharacterized protein produces the protein MAVDDGLIDDRCWVMGSMWRYLCYWCRLFPEASSCSALSCWLLVSSLLLTSPVIVSFLPPGELAVCIGVFSLLCAYFVGSMPVHYIDALAFLSPSKMDRNAMRRKKYAEMSPTKKADLLRSRKEARAAKRDEKPLPVRVRKVPLGYVESGVSLPNARCMPCHGADQTFVHSQSLGNTDVVFPADNVLATGEGLEFMSGQLSSPFGSSSSSSFNRTIPVHKPPPAAADIPFLVPLKSNLPLFVTADLPFHHSLASVKYQRSSNGADPTKIPVHSTDCQVSAGSSKGVPKNILPLSPENEHFMNNEHSEIMLGLFSLNSTLINSEQPVQKHLPCESNSFSTPFSDSVLPPPGTGIIPGKKRNAPGTVANQKSAIERTPSSSYLSRIANIPSSSLVLPDAPDCEHCGAKRFHLEPPTFCCSGGEISIVAPPMPYDLKRLFIGNDEESAHFRNNVRTYNNNLGFTTFAAKYDSDLTKNTKGVYTFRVQGQVYHFLDGLIHLGDRPSGIQLYFFDTDEELAKRLGNSDKLREHTLRLLMRVLSNNPYTRFFKSLKDVPNIDNLNIVLNCYPSLDQRVYNLPSASQVAAIWTESEDQSSDRRAHIRVYSRSAGSHRIQHYYGCYDPLQYPLLFPRGECGWHHGIKRLHKRKRGGDSCESDITLDPASVSSSSELIDLEQRAADRGKTEADTVSVREYYCYRFQIRDTDESMLLHTLRLLQQFSVDGYVKIETSRLDFHRHRQNKIRSEILQGVLDSVSIGQTAGSKVGRKVILPGSFIGGPRDMRRRYLDAMALVQKYEKSDIFLTMTCNPAWKEIQENLKYHEKPQDRPDLLARVFRSKFEMLKAEILNRQIFGEVAACVYVIEFQKRGFPHAHLLLILKPGHKLLNPESYDKIVCAELPDKDRYPHLYSLVIKHMIHGPCGAMDKSCPCMRDGTCKNRYPKNFCAQTTHGEDTYPYYRRRDDGKSIKIHRFTLDNRWVVPYNPYLLALFDCHINVEICSTLKLVKYLYKYVFKGHDLVSFKIISCESVNDIDEIRDFQKGRWVSPPEAFWRIYEFKLNEMTPAVYTLQVHLPDQQLVSFDKNSDLLQLLNKVDFSKTMLTQFFHMNRTNHRAQTLKCFYRDFPEHFVWSPKYKEWTERKRRKVIGRMVTVSPKEGERYYLRLLLTHIAGPTSFEALLSINGQRLASFRESALALGLLQSDAYIEDTLREAVAFQMPSSLRLLFATLLVYCSPTNPRLLWDSFELDLSADYHHQQPFHGLSSLEIKRKVLQDINSSLEQMSKSLAEFHFVSNEFTSSYAERLTKEIESEKSLPVNPEDLLLSHKLNPEQKHAYDLILRACFSLQGQAFFIDGPGGTGKTFLYRSLLATLRSQNHVAIAMATSGIAASILPGGRTAHSRFKIPLDFSKTKTFWSFESTLILWDEASMAKRETIEAFDELLKDLMDSDLPFGGKVVVFGGDFRQTLPIIEQATKEVLIELTFLVSPLWSKLHKIRLTKNMRAMLDPGFSQFLLRVGEGTEPVDDRGEITLSPDIVIPYVDKEVSLNRLIESVFPDLDFYTHDPYNLINRCILAPKNSSVDELNEMMIRKFPGNLQTYISSDKTVDQRHQSDYEDFLNSQNPKGLPPHKLLLKKNCPIMLLRNLNPAEGLCNGTRLICRDLAQHTISAEIVFGHHRGKTVFIPRIPLQSPDNDKNGIPFMRTQFPVRLCFALTINKSQGQTLDYVGIYLREPVFSHGQLYVALSRAKTAAKVRILLVPGTFEGTKIDCKTRNVVFHEIFRLTQE, from the exons ATGGCGGTCGATGATGGCTTGATTGATGACAGGTGTTGGGTGATGGGCTCAATGTGG AGGTATCTATGCTACTGGTGCCGCCTTTTCCCCGAGGCATCATCATGCTCCGCG CTATCTTGCTGGCTTCTTGTGTCAAGCTTACTTCTTACTTCCCCTGTTATTGTTAGCTTTTTGCCTCCTGGTGAGCTTGCTGTCTGCATTGGcgt CTTTAGCCTCCTTTGTGCTTATTTTGTCGGCTCTATGCCTGTGCATTACATTGATGCGCTAGCCTTTCTTTCACCTTCTAAG ATGGATAGAAATGCTATGCGCCGCAAAAAATATGCCGAAATGTCTCCTACAAAGAAAGCCGACCTCCTGCGCTCTCGGAAAGAAGCGAGAGCAGCAAAGAGAGATGAAAAACCTTTACCTGTTCGCGTTCGCAAGGTTCCTTTAGGCTATGTGGAATCTGGTGTGTCGTTGCCAAATGCTCGTTGTATGCCTTGCCATGGTGCAGATCAGACGTTTGTTCATTCTCAATCGTTGGGGAACACAGATGTTGTGTTTCCCGCTGATAATGTCCTTGCGACTGGTGAAGGATTAGAATTCATGTCCGGGCAACTGTCTAGTCCCTttggttcttcttcttcttcctcctttaACAGAACAATTCCTGTCCATAAGCCGCCTCCTGCTGCAG CTGACATTCCTTTCCTTGTACCTCTCAAATCAAATCTGCCTCTGTTCGTAACTGCAGACCTTCCGTTCCATCATAGCCTTGCGTCGGTAAAATATCAAAGGTCGTCTAATGGTGCGGACCCAACAAAAATCCCTGTTCATTCTACTGATTGCCAAGTCAGTGCTGGATCAAGTAAAGGAGTCCCTAAGAACATACTACCCCTTTCCCCTGAAAATGAACACTTCATGAACAATGAACATTCTGAAATTATGCTTGGCTTGTTCTCCTTGAATTCAACTCTTATCAACTCTGAACAACCAGTCCAGAAACATCTTCCTTGTGAAAGTAATTCTTTCTCTACTCCGTTTTCAGATTCTGTTTTACCCCCTCCTGGCACAG GCATAATTCCTGGAAA GAAACGCAATGCTCCTGGAACTGTAGCCAACCAGAAATCAG CGATAGAACGAACACCTTCATCTTCGTATCTATCTCGTATTGCCAATATTCCTTCTTCATCTCTGGTTCTACCAGATGCTCCTGATTGTGAGCACTGTGGAGCGAAGAGGTTCCATTTGGAGCCTCCTACATTTTGCTGCTCGGGAGGAGAAATCTCTATCGTCGCTCCTCCAATGCCTTACGATCTGAAACGTTTGTTCATTGGCAACGATGAAGAGAGTGCTCATTTCAGAAACAATGTGCGCACTTATAACAACAACCTGGGCTTCACAACCTTTGCTGCGAAGTATGACTCTGACCTAACAAAGAACACAAAAGGTGTTTATACCTTCCGTGTTCAGGGCCAGGTCTACCACTTCCTTGATGGCCTTATTCACTTGGGCGATAGACCATCTGGCATCCAATTATATTTCTTTGACACTGATGAAGAATTAGCAAAGAGGCTTGGTAACTCTGATAAGCTGCGCGAACACACTTTAAGATTACTTATGCGCGTTCTTTCTAATAATCCTTATACTCGCTTCTTTAAAAGCCTTAAGGATGTTCCGAACATTGACAACCTAAACATTGTCCTTAATTGTTATCCTTCACTTGACCAGCGCGTGTATAATCTTCCCTCTGCCTCTCAAGTAGCAGCTATATGGACTGAAAGTGAAGATCAGTCATCTGATAGGCGCGCTCATATTCGGGTCTATTCTCGCTCAGCTGGTAGCCATAGGATCCAGCATTATTATGGTTGTTATGACCCTTTACAGTACCCTCTCCTTTTCCCCCGTGGTGAGTGTGGTTGGCACCATGGAATTAAGAGACTtcacaaaaggaaaagaggagggGACTCCTGTGAAAGTGATATTACCCTTGATCCAGCTTCAGTTAGCTCCTCATCAGAATTAATAGATTTAGAACAGAGAG CTGCTGATCGAGGCAAAACAGAGGCTGATACTGTATCAGTTAGGGAGTACTACTGTTATAGGTTTCAAATAAGGGACACTGATGAGTCAATGTTGTTACACACCCTTAGATTGCTACAGCAGTTTTCGGTTGATGGTTATGTCAAGATAGAAACATCTAGGCTTGACTTCCATAGACATCGGCAAAACAAGATACGCTCCGAAATTCTTCAAGGAGTTCTTGATAGTGTTTCTATTGGCCAAACTGCTGGTTCTAAGGTTGGTCGTAAGGTCATCTTACCTGGTTCCTTTATAGGTGGGCCGAGGGATATGCGCCGTCGCTACCTTGATGCGATGGCGCTGGTCCAAAAGTACGAAAAATCAGACATTTTCCTTACAATGACATGTAATCCAGCATGGAAAGAGATTCAAGAGAACTTGAAATACCATGAAAAACCTCAAGACAGGCCGGACCTTCTAGCCAGAGTTTTTAGATCCAAGTTTGAAATGCTTAAAGCAGAGATCCTGAATAGGCAAATCTTTGGCGAAGTTGCAGCGTGTGTTTATGTGATCGAGTTTCAGAAACGGGGATTTCCTCATGCCCATTTATTATTGATCTTAAAGCCTGGTCATAAGCTACTTAACCCGGAGTCATATGACAAAATAGTTTGTGCTGAACTGCCCGACAAAGATCGTTATCCTCACTTGTATTCTCTCGTTATCAAACATATGATCCATGGTCCTTGCGGGGCCATGGATAAATCTTGCCCTTGCATGAGAGACGGAACCTGCAAAAATCGCTATCCAAAAAACTTTTGTGCACAAACAACCCATGGTGAGGATACTTATCCATACTACAGAAGAAGAGACGACGGCAagagtatcaaaattcacagaTTTACTCTTGATAATAGGTGGGTTGTGCCTTATAACCCTTACCTACTTGCTTTATTTGATTGCCACATCAACGTGGAAATCTGTTCAACTCTTAAGCTCGTGAAGTACTTGTATAAGTATGTTTTCAAAGGACATGATCTGGTGAGCTTTAAGATTATTTCTTGTGAATCAGTCAATGATATTGATGAAATAAGAGACTTTCAGAAAGGTAGATGGGTTTCACCTCCGGAAGCTTTTTGGCGTATTTATGAATTCAAGCTCAATGAAATGACTCCAGCAGTTTACACTCTTCAAGTTCATCTTCCAGACCAGCAGCTTGTTTCCTTCGACAAGAATTCTGACCTGTTGCAATTACTGAACAAAGTTGATTTTTCTAAAACAATGTTAACTCAGTTTTTCCACATGAATAGAACAAATCACAGAGCACAAACCCTGAAATGCTTCTATAGAGATTTCCCTGAACATTTTGTTTGGTCTCCTAAATATAAGGAGTGGACCGAACGAAAGCGTCGAAAAGTCATTGGCCGGATGGTGACTGTTAGTCCAAAAGAAGGAGAGAGATATTATTTGAGGTTGCTTTTAACTCACATTGCTGGGCCGACGTCTTTTGAAGCCCTTTTGTCTATTAACGGGCAAAGATTAGCTTCGTTTAGAGAGTCTGCTTTAGCTCTCGGCCTTCTGCAGTCTGATGCGTACATAGAGGACACGCTTCGGGAAGCAGTGGCATTCCAAATGCCGTCCTCATTGCGTTTATTGTTTGCCACTCTCCTTGTGTACTGTTCTCCGACGAATCCTAGATTGCTTTGGGACAGCTTTGAACTTGACCTTTCTGCCGACTACCATCACCAGCAACCATTCCATGgcctttcttctcttgaaattaaaagaaaggtTTTGCAGGATATAAACAGTTCACTCGAACAAATGAGCAAGAGCCTTGCTGAATTTCACTTTGTCTCCAATGAATTTACATCCAGTTATGCTGAAAGGCTAACAAAGGAGATTGAGAGTGAAAAAAGCTTACCCGTAAATCCTGAGGATCTGTTGTTGTCTCACAAGTTGAACCCTGAGCAAAAACATGCCTATGATCTAATCCTGAGAGCATGCTTTTCCTTACAAGGACAAGCTTTTTTCATTGATGGCCCCGGCGGGACCGGAAAAACTTTTCTATATAGGTCACTCCTAGCCACCTTGCGCTCACAGAACCATGTTGCAATTGCAATGGCAACATCTGGAATTGCAGCATCGATCCTTCCCGGAGGAAGGACAGCTCACTCGAGATTCAAGATACCGCTTGATTTCTCGAAAACTAAAACTTTCTGGAGTTTTGAATCTACCCTTATTTTGTGGGATGAAGCTTCCATGGCTAAGCGGGAAACAATTGAAGCATTTGACGAATTGCTAAAagatttaatggattcagatttgcCTTTTGGAGGAAAGGTGGTTGTTTTCGGCGGCGATTTCCGACAAACTCTGCCAATCATTGAGCAAGCGACTAAGGAAGTTCTCATAGAATTGACCTTCCTCGTTTCTCCCTTGTGGTCTAAACTACACAAAATCAGACTCACAAAAAACATGCGAGCTATGCTTGATCCAGGCTTTTCTCAATTCCTTTTAAGAGTAGGAGAGGGGACAGAACCTGTGGACGATCGAGGCGAGATAACTTTATCCCCAGATATAGTTATTCCTTATGTAGATAAAGAGGTGTCTTTGAACAG GTTAATAGAAAGTGTTTTTCCAGATCTGGACTTCTATACCCATGATCCTTATAACCTGATAAATAGATGCATCCTTGCTCCTAAAAATAGCTCTGTCGACGAGCTCAATGAAATGATGATTAGGAAGTTTCCTGGAAACCTTCAAACTTACATTAGCTCAGACAAGACTGTAGATCAACGCCACCAAAGCGATTATGAGGACTTCCTCAATTCGCAGAATCCTAAAGGTCTCCCTCCTCATAAgttgttgttgaagaaaaactGTCCAATAATGCTTCTAAGAAATTTAAACCCAGCTGAAGGTCTCTGCAATGGAACAAGATTGATATGCAGAGATCTCGCACAACACACAATTTCTGCCGAGATTGTTTTTGGCCATCACAGAGGAAAAACAGTTTTTATTCCAAGGATACCTCTTCAGTCGCCTGACAACGACAAGAATGGGATTCCATTCATGCGAACGCAGTTTCCTGTCCGCCTTTGCTTCGCCCTGACCATCAATAAATCACAGGGTCAAACACTTGACTACGTCGGCATCTATCTACGAGAACCAGTTTTTTCTCATGGACAGTTGTATGTTGCTTTGTCCAGAGCTAAGACTGCCGCTAAAGTCAGAATTCTTCTTGTTCCTGGAACATTTGAAGGCACAAAAATAGATTGCAAAACTCGGAATGTTGTCTTTCATGAAATTTTTAGATTAACCCAGGAATAG
- the LOC113706038 gene encoding ammonium transporter 2 member 5-like, producing the protein MSSAPPPPYFWLPKNLQPNDANPEWMNKGDNAWQLTAATLVGLQSVPGLIILYGGAVKKKWAVNSAFMALYAFASVLVCWVCWGYQLSFGNELIPIWGKINVALEQKYLLSQAFTGNFPNATMVFFQFVFAAITLILIAGAVLGRMNFYAWMLFVPLWLTFSYTFGAYTIWSLNGWLSSAGIIDYSGGYVIHLSSGVAGFTAAYWVGPRLTKDRQNFPPNNILLMLAGAGLLWMGWTGFNGGDPYAASIDASLAVLNTHVCTATSLLTWLILDIVFFGKASVIGVVQGMITGLVCITPAAGVVQGWAAILMGLCSGAIPWFTMMVVHKKSQLLQRVDDTMAVFHTHAVAGSLGGILTGLFAEPNLCNLFYGKPGSYTGLFYGFHNSKARDGFRQIGLQLIGVLFVVALNVVSTSLICLLIQLVVPLRMTEEDMEVGDEAAHGEEAYAIWGQGERLENSRISVNDVELGAPRTKESRLETT; encoded by the exons ATGAGTTCCGCACCACCCCCTCCATATTTTTGGCTTCCTAAGAATCTGCAGCCTAATGACGCTAACCCTGAATGGATGAACAAGGGAGACAATGCATGGCAGCTCACGGCAGCAACGCTCGTCGGTTTACAAAGTGTTCCAGGCCTGATAATCTTGTATGGAGGAGCTGTGAAGAAGAAATGGGCAGTAAATTCAGCTTTCATGGCATTATATGCTTTTGCTTCTGTTTTGGTTTGTTGGGTTTGCTGGGGATATCAACTTTCTTTTGGGAACGAATTGATCCCAATCTGGGGGAAAATTAACGTTGCCTTGGAACAAAAGTACCTGTTGTCACAAGCATTTACTGGCAATTTTCCAAATGCAACTATGGTGTTTTTTCAGTTTGTTTTTGCTGCAATTACTTTGATTTTGATTGCTGGGGCTGTGTTGGGACGAATGAATTTTTATGCATGGATGTTGTTTGTTCCTCTGTGGCTAACATTTTCTTACACATTTGGAGCTTATACCATTTGGTCTCTTAACGGTTGGCTATCATCAGCTGGGATCATTGATTATTCTGGTGGTTATGTTATCCATTTATCTTCGGGAGTTGCTGGCTTCACAGCTGCTTATTGG GTTGGTCCTCGTTTGACAAAGGACAGACAAAATTTTCCTCCAAACAACATCTTGCTAATGCTAGCTGGTGCTGGCCTGCTGTGGATGGGGTGGACAGGGTTCAATGGTGGAGACCCCTATGCTGCTAGTATCGACGCTTCTTTGGCAGTCTTGAACACTCATGTTTGTACTGCTACCAGCTTATTAACATGGCTTATACTCGATATTGTGTTCTTTGGCAAAGCCTCTGTTATTGGAGTTGTTCAAGGCATGATCACTGGCTTAGTTTGTATCACCCCAGCAGCTG GTGTTGTTCAAGGATGGGCAGCCATACTAATGGGACTTTGCTCAGGTGCTATACCTTGGTTCACTATGATGGTTGTGCACAAAAAGTCTCAGCTACTTCAAAGAGTTGATGACACAATGGCTGTTTTCCACACTCATGCTGTGGCTGGAAGCCTTGGAGGAATCCTCACTGGTTTATTTGCCGAACCGAATTTATGCAATTTGTTCTATGGGAAGCCTGGAAGTTATACTGGCCTATTTTATGGCTTTCACAACAGCAAAGCCCGTGATGGGTTCAGACAAATAGGATTGCAGCTTATTGGAGTGCTTTTTGTGGTTGCTCTTAATGTTGTTAGTACGAGTTTGATCTGTCTTCTAATACAACTTGTTGTCCCACTGAGAATGACAGAGGAAGATATGGAGGTTGGTGATGAAGCTGCCCATGGAGAAGAAGCTTATGCTATTTGGGGCCAAGGTGAAAGGCTTGAGAATTCAAGGATTTCAGTTAATGATGTTGAACTTGGAGCACCTAGGACTAAGGAATCAAGGCTTGAGACGACATGA
- the LOC113707265 gene encoding pentatricopeptide repeat-containing protein At4g32450, mitochondrial, translated as MYRKKATLLTTFNSLATLPKVRRYPNSQSCIKTLALLCNFSTATERSDFRSDFDTSTEINSDYYADYKQNNNGFYRNNSGKVGNWNVGGKYGQFEENPHGFYVRNGNQTGVVYQQNPSRVYPINPRQQNPVGKSGVFASNSDSNMSFDGFKKGFQPNQEERNGDFMPINEFQHGSGGQNVNFGRESYESMQQNSGAIYQRREGGNGNFTNGHFREGHRTQLQQSSVGRSGNLSNGGSVGAERNLNWNHRTNPALQTGGFSDGYGGASQHNGMSHNVGKVGTLQQNSQNIHAGRPGNIEQMQGGYGNARMRQQIISEDLKAGDESSGNYGDMNMTGRIEELDHYVEEGKLEEAVKVLGLLGEQGIKVDLPRYLALMTACGKDKALEEAKCIHQHLMRSIPNLEVSTYNKILEMYCQCRAMEDAYSIFEKMPQHNLTSWDIMIAGLAKNGHGENAIELFTEFKELGLKPDGQMYLGVFSACADLLDTTEGMLHFEAMSKDYGIVPSMEHYVSVVDMLGSAGYLDEALEFIEKMPVQPSVEVWETLMHLSRVQGNMELGDHCAELVELLDPSRLNEQSRAGLIPFKASDLSKGKEKRKADGHNPLEVRSRVHEFRAGDRSDPDHEKLYALLRGLKHQMKEAGYIPETKVVLHDIDQESKEEAVLGHSERLAVAKGLLNTPARSAMRIIKNLRICLDCHNAMKIISKLVGRELIMRDAKRFHHFKDGVCSCRDYW; from the coding sequence ATGTATAGGAAGAAAGCTACGCTTCTTACTACTTTCAACTCTCTCGCAACTCTCCCAAAGGTACGCAGATATCCCAACTCTCAGAGCTGCATAAAGACCCTTGCTTTATTGTGTAATTTCAGTACTGCCACTGAAAGATCAGATTTTAGATCAGATTTTGATACCTCCACTGAGATTAATAGCGATTATTATGCTGATTATAAGCAAAACAATAATGGGTTTTATAGAAATAATAGTGGGAAGGTGGGAAATTGGAACGTTGGAGGAAAGTATGGGCAATTTGAGGAAAATCCACATGGGTTTTATGTTAGAAACGGAAATCAAACTGGGGTGGTTTATCAGCAAAACCCTAGTAGGGTTTATCCCATAAACCCTAGGCAGCAAAACCCAGTTGGCAAAAGTGGGGTTTTTGCAAGTAATAGTGATAGCAATATGTCTTTTGATGGCTTTAAGAAGGGGTTTCAGCCGAACCAGGAAGAGCGAAATGGGGATTTCATGCCTATAAATGAGTTTCAGCACGGTTCAGGTGGGCAAAATGTGAATTTTGGGAGGGAAAGCTATGAAAGTATGCAACAGAATTCAGGTGCAATTTATCAGAGACGAGAGGGGGGAAATGGGAATTTTACAAATGGGCATTTCAGAGAGGGCCATAGAACTCAGCTTCAGCAGAGCTCGGTTGGTAGAAGTGGGAATTTGAGTAATGGGGGTTCAGTTGGGGCTGAACGGAATCTAAATTGGAATCACAGAACCAATCCAGCATTACAGACGGGTGGTTTCTCTGATGGTTATGGTGGAGCGTCACAGCATAATGGAATGAGCCATAATGTGGGGAAGGTTGGAACTTTGCAGCAAAATTCTCAGAATATTCATGCTGGAAGACCTGGAAATATTGAACAAATGCAGGGCGGCTATGGTAATGCACGAATGCGTCAGCAAATTATAAGTGAAGATTTGAAAGCGGGTGATGAGTCAAGTGGAAATTATGGAGATATGAATATGACAGGCAGGATTGAGGAGCTTGATCATTACGTTGAAGAGGGTAAACTGGAGGAAGCAGTGAAAGTTTTGGGGTTGTTAGGGGAGCAGGGTATCAAAGTTGATTTGCCTCGTTATTTAGCCTTGATGACTGCATGTGGCAAGGATAAAGCTCTTGAAGAGGCAAAGTGCATTCATCAACATCTTATGAGATCGATACCTAATCTTGAAGTTAGTACTTACAATAAGATTCTTGAGATGTACTGTCAATGCAGAGCGATGGAGGATGCTTATAGTATATTTGAGAAGATGCCACAACATAACTTGACTTCTTGGGACATTATGATTGCTGGGCTTGCTAAGAATGGTCATGGAGAAAATGCCATTGAATTGTTCACGGAATTCAAAGAGTTGGGACTGAAACCTGATGGTCAAATGTACCTTGGTGTTTTTAGTGCATGTGCTGACTTACTTGACACCACTGAGGGCATGTTGCATTTTGAAGCAATGAGCAAAGATTATGGCATTGTTCCATCCATGGAACACTACGTGAGTGTGGTGGACATGCTTGGAAGTGCAGGATATCTGGATGAAGCTTTAGAGTTCATTGAAAAGATGCCAGTGCAGCCAAGTGTGGAAGTCTGGGAAACTCTGATGCATCTTTCTAGAGTTCAGGGTAACATGGAGCTTGGGGACCATTGTGCTGAGCTTGTAGAGCTTCTGGATCCATCTCGACTGAATGAACAATCAAGGGCAGGTCTCATACCATTCAAAGCTTCAGACCTTTCTAAAGGGAAGGAAAAGAGGAAAGCTGATGGTCATAATCCTCTTGAGGTTAGGAGCCGGGTCCATGAATTCAGGGCAGGAGATAGATCTGATCCTGATCATGAAAAATTATATGCACTGCTTCGGGGACTGAAGCATCAAATGAAAGAGGCTGGTTATATTCCAGAAACTAAAGTTGTGCTCCATGACATTGACCAAGAATCGAAGGAGGAAGCTGTGCTCGGACATAGTGAGAGACTTGCTGTTGCCAAGGGTCTCTTAAATACCCCTGCTAGGTCTGCAATGCGGATAATTAAAAATCTTCGTATCTGTCTTGATTGTCATAATGCTATGAAGATTATCTCAAAGCTGGTTGGTAGGGAACTTATTATGCGAGATGCCAAGAGATTTCACCATTTTAAAGATGGGGTATGTTCTTGTCGGGATTATTGGTGA